A genomic region of uncultured Paludibaculum sp. contains the following coding sequences:
- a CDS encoding hexose kinase, whose product MILTLTANPAIDRNVAVDRLVFEDRAYILSTRESAGGRGINASFVIHSFGGPTLAIAICGGKSGKLLEGFLSHAEFPCDLVRVRHEIRTNFTVADKNGLAVKLNEHGPALSQAELARLERTVRHRMKEAQWLMLCGSLPPGVPAEFYARLIHAATKLGVKTLLDTDGEAVEAALEQGPTVVTPNQPEAERLLNRALLTRNHFQEAAERIRGMGAKNVILSLGARGALGAFEDGAIWEAIPPRIDALCPIGAGDALAAAYAWAAHDGKAAVDSLRWGVAAGTASARLPGVSFANLQQTREVYGRVEVRRLN is encoded by the coding sequence TTGATTCTCACCCTCACCGCGAATCCCGCCATTGACCGCAACGTTGCCGTCGATCGCCTGGTCTTCGAAGATCGCGCCTATATTCTGTCGACGCGCGAATCGGCCGGCGGGCGGGGCATCAATGCGTCGTTTGTGATTCACAGTTTTGGCGGGCCGACGCTGGCCATTGCCATCTGTGGCGGGAAGTCGGGCAAGCTGCTGGAGGGGTTTCTCAGCCATGCCGAGTTTCCGTGCGACCTTGTCCGGGTGCGGCACGAGATCCGCACCAATTTCACGGTGGCCGACAAGAATGGGCTGGCGGTCAAGCTGAATGAACATGGTCCGGCCCTCAGCCAGGCGGAACTGGCGCGGCTGGAACGGACCGTGCGCCACCGGATGAAGGAAGCACAGTGGCTGATGCTGTGCGGCAGCTTGCCACCGGGTGTGCCGGCGGAGTTCTATGCCCGGCTGATCCATGCGGCCACGAAGTTGGGCGTCAAGACGCTTTTGGATACGGATGGAGAAGCGGTGGAGGCGGCGCTGGAGCAGGGGCCGACCGTGGTGACGCCGAATCAACCGGAGGCGGAGCGGCTGTTGAACCGCGCCCTGCTGACGCGGAATCACTTCCAGGAAGCGGCCGAACGGATTCGCGGGATGGGCGCCAAGAACGTGATTCTGTCGCTGGGTGCGCGCGGCGCCCTGGGCGCGTTTGAAGACGGCGCCATCTGGGAAGCGATCCCGCCGCGCATTGACGCTTTGTGCCCCATTGGCGCGGGCGACGCACTGGCCGCGGCGTATGCCTGGGCGGCGCATGACGGGAAAGCCGCAGTGGATTCGCTGCGTTGGGGGGTGGCGGCGGGTACGGCGTCAGCACGCCTGCCGGGTGTGAGCTTCGCCAACCTGCAACAGACTCGTGAGGTCTACGGCCGTGTCGAAGTCCGGCGCCTGAATTAG
- a CDS encoding aldo/keto reductase, with amino-acid sequence MKLPWTGLEFGLGLLEIGRAWGFRPSPVPDDEQVAEFLRGAYEAGVRIFDTAPSYAWSEPRFGAFLGRLTAEQRDSLIVATKFGESWDFDANQPVLDHSYDALMHSLEESFRRLGRIDILQVHRSTPEVLRAPGTIRALEAAKAAGIRVVGASVKDLESVEIACTNDLFQILQIPYNRRNQAMRPAVERARAAGRLLFTNRPFAEGELLQAGDRSAAIRACFAAIRETPFDGAILAGTRSVEHLKQNLAAFQG; translated from the coding sequence ATGAAGCTGCCGTGGACCGGACTGGAATTCGGGCTGGGCCTGCTGGAAATCGGCCGGGCCTGGGGTTTCCGGCCGTCTCCGGTGCCGGACGATGAGCAGGTGGCGGAGTTCCTGCGGGGTGCCTACGAAGCCGGTGTCAGGATCTTTGACACGGCGCCGTCGTATGCGTGGAGCGAACCCAGGTTTGGCGCGTTTCTGGGCCGGCTGACCGCCGAGCAGCGCGACTCGTTAATTGTCGCGACGAAGTTCGGCGAGTCGTGGGATTTTGACGCCAACCAGCCCGTGCTGGACCATAGCTACGACGCCCTGATGCACAGCCTGGAAGAGAGCTTCCGCCGGCTGGGACGCATCGATATCCTGCAGGTGCATCGCAGCACGCCGGAGGTCTTGCGGGCTCCGGGGACCATCAGGGCTCTTGAGGCGGCGAAGGCGGCCGGGATCCGGGTGGTGGGCGCCAGCGTGAAGGATCTGGAGTCGGTCGAGATCGCCTGCACGAACGATCTGTTCCAGATTCTACAGATTCCCTACAACCGTCGGAATCAGGCCATGCGGCCGGCCGTGGAGCGTGCCCGCGCGGCTGGGCGATTGCTTTTCACGAACAGGCCCTTCGCGGAGGGCGAGTTGCTGCAGGCCGGGGATCGAAGCGCCGCCATCCGGGCGTGTTTCGCGGCGATCCGGGAGACGCCGTTTGATGGCGCGATTCTGGCCGGCACACGGTCCGTCGAGCACCTGAAGCAGAATCTAGCGGCATTTCAGGGGTGA
- the cobA gene encoding uroporphyrinogen-III C-methyltransferase, protein MSTIHIVGAGPGRADLLTVRAARILARADAVLYDRLVTREVLELIHPGAELHDVGKEEGRQEEIQRHILDLLEDCGRRHQTVVRLKGGDPMVFGRGGEEWRWLVSRGWDVEVTPGLSSAICVPELAGIPVTYRGIAGGFAVVTGHRYPAACQEWSAYAHVDTLVILMGVGRRAEIADCLIAAGRDASTPVAFVENGSTPRERVIVTTLREAGLCDVGSPAVMVVGAVVNLRGQLIQAPDFDTAVDLTSLLQVGEAHTRQAC, encoded by the coding sequence ATGAGCACCATACACATCGTCGGAGCCGGACCCGGACGCGCGGACCTCCTCACCGTCCGTGCGGCCCGCATTCTGGCCCGGGCCGATGCCGTGCTGTATGACCGTCTGGTGACCCGCGAAGTCCTCGAATTGATCCACCCCGGCGCCGAGCTTCACGATGTCGGCAAGGAAGAGGGCCGCCAGGAAGAGATCCAGCGCCACATCCTGGACCTCTTGGAAGACTGCGGCCGCCGGCATCAGACCGTGGTCCGCTTGAAGGGCGGCGACCCCATGGTGTTCGGTCGCGGCGGCGAAGAGTGGCGCTGGCTGGTATCGCGCGGCTGGGACGTCGAGGTGACGCCGGGTTTGAGCTCCGCCATCTGCGTCCCGGAACTGGCTGGCATTCCAGTCACTTACCGTGGCATCGCGGGTGGTTTTGCCGTCGTCACCGGCCACCGGTACCCCGCCGCCTGCCAGGAGTGGTCCGCCTACGCGCACGTCGACACGCTCGTCATTCTCATGGGTGTCGGACGCCGCGCGGAAATCGCGGACTGTCTCATCGCAGCTGGCCGCGACGCGTCTACGCCGGTTGCTTTTGTGGAAAATGGATCCACGCCCCGGGAGCGTGTGATCGTCACGACCCTTCGCGAAGCGGGGCTTTGTGATGTGGGCTCGCCCGCGGTAATGGTGGTGGGCGCCGTGGTAAACCTGCGCGGCCAGCTAATTCAGGCGCCGGACTTCGACACGGCCGTAGACCTCACGAGTCTGTTGCAGGTTGGCGAAGCTCACACCCGGCAGGCGTGCTGA
- a CDS encoding glycosyltransferase family 39 protein, translating to MPKALCTAGVYLLIALSLCGVLPLWLDEILQLIDTRTGSTGQLLQVLPTHHPGGAPLGYLPQHFLLKVTGYSPFAARLPSAVFAAASVLVVALLAKQCCLRHWWLAAALFGACPIVLRYSAEGRMYSQALFLSALSSYLYLRLTREPRITTATAYCGCLVLTIYTQPYAASVAAAHLLWSVGQRRHRAFLLGCLSFLVALASFLPWLQFSSRVWTADLQSDAVHFSASWKTPLMLFRELAGSGYWGSGLLLFLCGLALARPSVLRHYGALLLLLIVIPICAALGADAVFDYFLAARQILWVLPAVAVLAAAGIEKSGRTGMTLAALLLTVDVVQAGRYFTAPHEDWAAAARQISSERACLQAIPASATRCYRFFQPSLDPCRADRPRLVLAVSPYARPQLVRSELRALAARGFVEESRLEAGKSLLIRLRRRRHP from the coding sequence ATGCCCAAAGCACTGTGTACGGCCGGAGTGTATCTACTCATCGCATTGAGTCTGTGCGGGGTGCTGCCCCTATGGCTGGACGAGATCCTCCAGTTGATCGACACGCGCACTGGCTCCACCGGCCAATTGCTCCAGGTGCTGCCCACACATCACCCGGGCGGCGCCCCTCTGGGCTACCTGCCCCAGCACTTCCTACTCAAAGTCACCGGCTACTCGCCGTTCGCCGCGCGGCTACCCTCGGCGGTCTTCGCCGCCGCCTCTGTTCTGGTTGTCGCTTTACTGGCGAAGCAATGCTGCCTCCGCCACTGGTGGCTGGCCGCCGCCCTATTCGGGGCCTGCCCCATTGTCCTGCGCTACTCGGCCGAGGGCCGCATGTACTCGCAGGCGCTGTTCCTCTCCGCGCTGAGTTCTTACCTATACCTGAGGCTCACCAGAGAACCCCGCATCACGACGGCCACGGCTTACTGCGGATGCCTCGTCCTGACGATCTACACGCAGCCCTACGCCGCATCCGTGGCCGCGGCCCATCTGCTGTGGTCTGTCGGCCAGCGGCGGCACCGGGCCTTCCTACTGGGTTGTTTGTCGTTCCTCGTCGCCCTCGCGTCGTTCCTCCCCTGGTTGCAGTTCTCGAGCCGTGTCTGGACCGCCGATCTTCAAAGCGATGCGGTCCACTTCTCGGCTTCCTGGAAGACGCCGCTGATGCTGTTTCGCGAACTCGCCGGTTCTGGCTACTGGGGCTCGGGCCTGCTGCTGTTTCTCTGCGGACTCGCCTTGGCTCGACCGTCCGTGCTGAGGCACTACGGAGCCTTGTTGCTGTTGCTGATCGTCATCCCCATATGTGCCGCCCTTGGGGCCGACGCGGTCTTCGACTACTTTCTGGCCGCGCGCCAGATTCTGTGGGTCCTGCCCGCCGTGGCCGTCCTGGCGGCCGCCGGAATCGAGAAGTCCGGCCGTACGGGCATGACGCTGGCAGCACTGCTGCTCACCGTAGACGTGGTGCAGGCTGGACGGTACTTCACGGCGCCTCACGAGGATTGGGCCGCGGCCGCCAGACAAATCTCATCGGAGAGGGCCTGCCTCCAGGCGATCCCAGCCAGCGCCACGCGTTGCTATCGCTTCTTCCAGCCGTCCCTGGATCCGTGTCGTGCCGATCGGCCCCGGCTCGTGCTGGCGGTGTCGCCCTACGCCCGGCCGCAACTGGTGCGCAGCGAGTTGCGAGCACTGGCAGCCCGTGGCTTTGTCGAGGAATCCCGCCTCGAAGCCGGGAAGTCGTTGCTCATCCGGCTTCGCCGCCGGCGTCACCCCTGA
- a CDS encoding EamA family transporter produces the protein MRNHPQFTAYAALVSVCFFWGTTYLGIRMALETFPPALLVAVRFTLSGSLLLIGALCMGAHIPRGQELLRNALNGILLVGLGTGGLVWAETMIPSGLAALIITISPFWMVGLDALIPPRNPLHGPTLIGMAIGLGGAALLVGPGALAGGAAGKHLILGFCILQVGCLSWSLGSMLQRRLQSKAHPIVSGGVQQLAAGLAFIPVALYFQGPIHWSQKGISAALYLVFFGSIIGYSSYVFALDRLPVSMVSLYNYVNPLVAVSLGWVFYREAFGVREAIAMVVIFTGVAVVKRAEARRRRLA, from the coding sequence TTGAGGAATCACCCCCAGTTCACTGCGTATGCCGCCCTTGTGTCCGTCTGTTTCTTCTGGGGCACCACCTATCTGGGCATTCGGATGGCCCTCGAGACCTTTCCACCGGCGCTTCTGGTGGCCGTTCGCTTCACGCTGTCCGGCAGCCTTCTGCTGATCGGCGCCCTGTGCATGGGGGCTCACATCCCGCGGGGTCAGGAACTCCTGCGCAATGCGCTCAATGGCATCCTGCTCGTGGGCTTGGGCACCGGAGGTCTGGTTTGGGCCGAAACGATGATCCCCAGCGGCCTGGCGGCCCTCATTATCACCATCTCTCCGTTCTGGATGGTGGGGCTCGATGCGCTGATTCCGCCCCGCAACCCTTTGCACGGCCCCACGCTCATCGGCATGGCGATTGGCCTGGGCGGAGCGGCTCTTCTCGTGGGCCCCGGCGCTTTGGCAGGCGGTGCCGCCGGTAAGCACTTGATCCTCGGTTTCTGCATTCTGCAGGTGGGCTGCCTCTCCTGGTCGCTCGGCTCGATGCTGCAGCGCCGGCTGCAATCCAAGGCACATCCCATCGTGTCGGGCGGAGTGCAGCAACTGGCCGCTGGCCTCGCCTTCATCCCCGTCGCGCTCTACTTCCAGGGGCCCATCCATTGGTCCCAGAAGGGCATCTCAGCGGCGCTCTATCTGGTGTTCTTCGGCTCCATCATCGGCTACTCCAGCTATGTCTTCGCACTCGACCGTCTGCCGGTGTCCATGGTGTCGCTCTACAACTATGTGAATCCGCTGGTGGCGGTGTCCCTCGGCTGGGTGTTCTATCGAGAGGCGTTTGGCGTTCGGGAAGCGATTGCCATGGTGGTCATCTTCACGGGCGTCGCCGTAGTGAAACGAGCCGAGGCCCGGCGCCGCAGGCTCGCCTAA
- a CDS encoding RNA polymerase sigma factor produces MSIRDQVERVYEAEREHIYSYLRYFGVPPQRAQELAQDCFVKLHIRMSKGETIDDPRAWLYRVAQNQARRFHRREPVFDELDLNIGGPRTTSDPEQAAMQRQRQGLLEQAIRGLSPQQKNCLFLRGQGLRYREIAGAMGISSSAVGEFLRRAVEKLKEAVNG; encoded by the coding sequence ATGAGTATCCGTGATCAGGTGGAGCGGGTGTATGAGGCGGAGCGCGAACACATCTATTCGTATCTCCGCTATTTCGGCGTTCCGCCGCAGCGGGCCCAGGAGTTGGCCCAGGATTGCTTCGTGAAGCTGCACATCAGGATGTCGAAGGGCGAGACGATTGACGATCCGCGTGCCTGGCTGTACCGCGTCGCTCAGAACCAGGCGCGGCGGTTTCACCGGCGCGAGCCTGTCTTCGATGAACTCGACTTGAACATCGGTGGACCGCGGACCACATCCGATCCCGAGCAGGCGGCGATGCAGCGGCAGCGCCAGGGGCTGTTGGAGCAGGCGATCCGCGGGCTCTCCCCACAACAGAAGAACTGTCTGTTCCTGCGAGGGCAGGGGTTACGCTACAGGGAGATTGCTGGGGCCATGGGCATCAGCTCCTCGGCGGTGGGTGAGTTCCTGCGCCGGGCCGTGGAGAAGCTGAAAGAGGCCGTGAATGGATAG
- a CDS encoding FAD-binding oxidoreductase, with protein sequence MKARLIDSVEIAPEVRHFTFAVDSLETLDFTPGQFVSFNRDILGKSITRAYSIASAPECNRFELCLNRVQDGHLSPWLFDMKPGDFIEMSGPLGYFVPKAQVHDAVYVATGTGVAPFRAFLRWQPVLSGPANLTLLFGTRSEAGILYRAEFEELAATRPGFRYLPTLTRPEAGWTGRAGRVQAHLDEALGGRTDMDVYVCGLKAMVDDVRAALKSKGFERRQIIVEKYD encoded by the coding sequence TTGAAGGCCCGCCTCATCGACTCGGTCGAAATCGCGCCGGAAGTCCGGCACTTCACCTTCGCCGTCGATTCGCTGGAAACGCTCGACTTCACACCCGGCCAGTTCGTCAGCTTCAACCGCGACATTCTGGGCAAGTCCATCACCCGCGCCTATTCCATCGCGTCAGCGCCTGAATGCAACCGCTTCGAACTCTGCCTGAACCGGGTCCAGGACGGGCACCTTTCGCCCTGGTTGTTCGACATGAAGCCCGGCGATTTCATAGAGATGAGCGGCCCACTCGGGTATTTCGTCCCCAAGGCCCAGGTGCATGACGCCGTCTATGTCGCCACAGGCACAGGCGTGGCGCCGTTTCGAGCCTTTCTGCGCTGGCAACCGGTACTTTCCGGCCCGGCCAACCTCACGTTGTTGTTCGGAACCCGCTCCGAAGCCGGCATTCTCTACCGCGCCGAGTTCGAGGAATTGGCCGCCACCCGGCCGGGCTTCCGGTATCTGCCCACCCTCACCCGGCCCGAAGCGGGCTGGACCGGCCGCGCCGGCCGTGTTCAGGCTCATCTCGATGAAGCCTTGGGTGGACGTACCGACATGGACGTCTACGTTTGCGGACTGAAGGCGATGGTCGATGATGTTCGAGCCGCGCTCAAATCGAAAGGATTTGAACGAAGGCAGATCATCGTCGAGAAATACGATTAA
- a CDS encoding carboxypeptidase-like regulatory domain-containing protein, giving the protein MPCWKSIVGWGVSALLGLLILSPIVAAVVEGRITGTVRNTRGSEVMAGVEVQILDEARGTRWRLYTDEGGQFEQAGLPRGVFSIRVRMPGFRTVSRGGLMLAPGQTVDLELSMEMLALQEVITVTSGRDEVDPSNGGTLLLSRTGPGATIPTNGRDFRSTFDLMPGVLWTPAAANDAGQFSANGQRPNSNTFQVDGVSANTGVGGNALPGSFPGASLPAMTIFGSTENLVAPESTQSVEFRSSSFAPEHGERPGAETAITTRSGTNEFHGSYFERRRDPSWRAQDWFFNSQGGAFNPNLYNRVFQYRGWGGTVGGAVRPNRTFFFFSFDDVSLLDFGHYRTSVPSISVRQITPTLLSSVLTYFPSPTGRDLGGGESEGVVAIGTSAKMKAYGVRVDHSLGNIGTVFARVVNTPSRATSGVIPSGGSLQTRTVTVGSLATKRGMVHDVRFNLTTSSTGENFPDFRRQPLLALAGMLPGFHIEQYSETSWGWSYDGSIKSDLTRFLPAPSGYNVIGISVPGLGQFVQGNPGLASQTQWEFRDTIALDRGPHQFRAGVALVSRNPSREHPIDSIRGSTASLQSLVDGSAFAITVSQIPKVAGRVSGGSLFLQDTARLGDSLSLVYGVRWEWTPPSSHQMSVPTVSGVWSSASAGWQTTSTGDVSGSAPWPTRYAQFAPRVGLAYRLKGRNLVIRSGAGLFLDTALGTLINPINGGPFNSWELSAGGTGIGASAPGTEPGGPGSGPVTTPDVIDFLSGRYPALKLPASWQWRTSLEQSVGQNAVAAIAYAGASGRNLLGNAAYVDPNSGVMQRFASLTRNSSSYHSLQLRFSGQIRRSVYTSTSYTWAHSIDDSSQDSAVFLIQPGYRLSSARASSGFDVRHALTSVLSLRAPDETVLGRMPNALRDWTLSGILRARTGFPIDVLNGEPALGLRYVNSGRPNLVPGVPLWLTDAGVAGGRRLNRAAFSAPVAGAQGNLGRNAMAGNGLFQWDVSMRRQLRLYRRVAAEAAVNVLNVTNHPNFADPVPYLSSPWFGQSTSMQNLMLGSGRPNGGLPPMFQPGGQRTVELSLKLVF; this is encoded by the coding sequence ATGCCGTGCTGGAAATCCATCGTGGGTTGGGGCGTTAGCGCGCTGCTTGGCCTGCTGATCCTGTCGCCCATCGTCGCGGCGGTGGTGGAAGGCCGCATCACGGGCACAGTACGCAATACCCGAGGGTCGGAGGTGATGGCAGGCGTCGAGGTGCAGATTCTGGACGAAGCGCGGGGCACACGCTGGCGCCTCTATACGGATGAGGGCGGACAGTTCGAACAGGCCGGTCTGCCGCGCGGGGTGTTTTCCATCCGAGTGCGGATGCCGGGCTTTCGCACGGTCTCCCGCGGCGGGCTGATGCTGGCGCCCGGGCAGACGGTGGACCTGGAACTGAGCATGGAGATGCTCGCCCTTCAAGAGGTAATCACGGTGACCAGTGGCCGCGACGAGGTGGATCCTTCCAACGGAGGCACGCTGCTGCTGAGCCGCACAGGGCCAGGCGCGACCATCCCCACGAACGGACGCGACTTTCGTTCCACCTTCGACCTGATGCCCGGAGTGTTGTGGACGCCGGCGGCGGCGAACGATGCGGGTCAGTTCAGTGCCAACGGGCAGCGTCCCAACTCGAACACGTTCCAGGTGGATGGCGTCAGCGCGAATACGGGCGTGGGGGGCAATGCCTTGCCGGGTTCGTTCCCGGGAGCCTCTCTGCCGGCGATGACGATCTTCGGCAGCACCGAGAATCTGGTGGCTCCGGAGAGCACGCAATCCGTCGAGTTTCGTAGCTCGAGCTTTGCGCCGGAGCATGGGGAGCGGCCGGGCGCGGAGACTGCGATTACTACACGGTCCGGCACGAACGAGTTTCATGGGTCGTACTTCGAGCGGCGCCGGGATCCCAGTTGGCGAGCCCAGGATTGGTTCTTCAATAGCCAGGGGGGTGCGTTCAACCCCAACCTCTACAATCGAGTCTTCCAATACCGAGGTTGGGGCGGGACGGTCGGGGGGGCCGTCCGGCCCAACCGAACGTTCTTTTTCTTTTCTTTCGACGACGTCTCCCTGTTGGACTTCGGGCACTATCGGACTTCCGTGCCGTCCATCTCGGTTAGGCAAATCACACCGACTCTGCTGAGCAGCGTGCTGACCTACTTTCCGTCGCCCACGGGCCGGGACTTGGGCGGAGGCGAGTCGGAAGGTGTAGTCGCGATAGGCACCTCGGCGAAAATGAAAGCCTACGGCGTGCGCGTCGATCATTCTCTCGGCAACATCGGCACTGTGTTTGCCCGGGTGGTGAATACGCCATCGAGAGCGACGTCAGGAGTCATCCCCAGCGGCGGGTCCCTGCAAACGCGCACCGTGACCGTCGGCTCATTGGCAACAAAGCGCGGGATGGTTCACGATGTTCGCTTTAACCTTACGACGTCGAGCACGGGAGAGAACTTTCCGGACTTTAGGCGACAGCCGCTGCTGGCTCTGGCGGGTATGCTGCCCGGATTCCACATCGAGCAGTATAGCGAGACCTCATGGGGCTGGTCCTACGATGGATCGATCAAGAGCGACCTCACCCGGTTCCTGCCCGCGCCCTCCGGCTACAACGTGATCGGCATCTCCGTGCCGGGGTTGGGTCAGTTTGTCCAGGGCAATCCAGGTCTGGCCAGCCAGACGCAGTGGGAATTCCGCGATACGATCGCGCTGGACCGAGGCCCCCATCAGTTCCGCGCCGGCGTGGCCCTGGTCTCCAGGAATCCGTCGCGCGAGCACCCCATTGACAGCATTCGTGGCTCCACCGCCAGCCTGCAATCGCTGGTGGACGGCAGTGCCTTTGCAATTACCGTGTCGCAGATCCCAAAGGTCGCGGGCCGCGTCTCTGGCGGCTCATTGTTCCTGCAGGACACCGCGCGCCTCGGCGACTCGTTGTCACTCGTCTACGGAGTGCGTTGGGAGTGGACGCCTCCCTCGTCGCACCAGATGTCGGTGCCCACCGTGTCAGGCGTCTGGAGCAGCGCCAGCGCCGGGTGGCAGACGACGAGTACGGGTGACGTCAGCGGCAGTGCTCCCTGGCCCACGCGGTATGCGCAGTTTGCGCCGCGAGTGGGCTTGGCCTACCGACTGAAGGGCCGGAATCTGGTAATCCGCTCCGGAGCGGGGCTGTTTCTCGATACGGCGCTGGGGACCCTTATCAACCCCATCAACGGTGGGCCCTTCAACAGTTGGGAACTGTCGGCAGGTGGAACCGGCATCGGCGCATCCGCGCCGGGAACCGAACCCGGTGGACCAGGTAGCGGCCCTGTCACCACACCGGACGTGATCGACTTTCTGAGTGGCCGCTACCCCGCGCTTAAGCTGCCTGCCTCGTGGCAGTGGAGAACTTCGCTGGAGCAAAGCGTGGGCCAGAATGCGGTGGCCGCCATTGCCTACGCTGGAGCGTCCGGCCGCAACCTGCTGGGCAATGCGGCCTATGTGGATCCCAATAGCGGGGTGATGCAACGCTTTGCGAGCCTCACGCGCAACTCCTCTTCCTATCACTCTCTGCAACTGCGCTTCAGCGGCCAGATTCGCAGATCGGTCTACACTTCGACCTCGTACACCTGGGCACACTCGATCGACGACAGCTCGCAGGATTCGGCAGTGTTCCTGATTCAGCCGGGCTATCGCCTGTCGTCGGCCCGGGCCTCCTCCGGTTTCGACGTACGCCACGCCTTGACGTCCGTGCTCTCCCTCCGTGCTCCCGATGAAACCGTATTGGGGCGAATGCCGAATGCCCTGCGCGACTGGACACTCAGCGGGATTTTGCGTGCCCGAACCGGCTTCCCGATCGATGTGCTCAACGGGGAGCCCGCGCTCGGACTGCGCTATGTGAACAGCGGTCGCCCCAATCTCGTGCCGGGTGTGCCTCTGTGGCTGACCGATGCCGGCGTCGCGGGCGGGCGGCGGCTGAATCGTGCGGCATTCTCGGCGCCAGTCGCGGGCGCCCAGGGAAACCTGGGCAGAAACGCGATGGCGGGAAATGGCCTGTTTCAATGGGACGTCAGCATGAGGCGGCAACTTCGCCTCTACCGCCGGGTGGCGGCGGAGGCTGCGGTGAATGTACTGAACGTCACCAACCATCCGAATTTCGCCGATCCGGTGCCCTATCTTTCCAGTCCGTGGTTCGGCCAGTCGACCTCGATGCAGAATCTGATGCTCGGGTCGGGCCGCCCCAACGGCGGGCTTCCCCCTATGTTTCAACCCGGTGGGCAGCGAACCGTCGAGCTGAGCCTCAAGCTCGTGTTCTGA